A genomic stretch from Streptomyces sp. QL37 includes:
- a CDS encoding CaiB/BaiF CoA-transferase family protein produces MAENAAPADDLPLSGITVVSIEQAVAAPFATRQLADLGARVIKVERPGEGDFARRYDTTVHGQSSYFVWLNRSKESVTLDLKSEQGREVLEELLAQADVFVQNLAPGAAARMGLGADALAERFPSLIPCSVTGYGSSGPWADRKAYDLLVQCQTGLVSLTGSAQEAARVGVSVADIAAGMYAYSGILTALFTRATRGSVRAVEVSLFEALAEWMSQPAYYTAYSGAQPPRVGTRHATIAPYGTYTAADGKDVLLSVQNEREWAALCEKFLGDPGLTDDPRFAGGSARVSHREEVDALLAGRIAASDSGEVMELLDAIGIANAPVNDVKQFLEHPVLAGRDRWREVPLPGGETMSALLPPVDLAGTTPRMGAVPAVGEHTGPILAELGHTPARIDALRADGAI; encoded by the coding sequence ATGGCCGAGAACGCAGCGCCCGCCGATGACCTGCCGCTGTCCGGCATCACGGTCGTGAGCATCGAACAGGCGGTGGCCGCCCCCTTCGCGACCCGCCAGCTCGCCGACCTCGGAGCTCGGGTGATCAAGGTGGAGCGGCCGGGCGAGGGCGACTTCGCCCGCCGTTACGACACCACGGTGCACGGTCAGTCCAGTTACTTCGTGTGGCTGAACCGCTCCAAGGAATCGGTCACCCTGGACCTCAAGTCGGAACAGGGGCGGGAGGTCCTGGAGGAGCTCCTGGCGCAGGCCGACGTGTTCGTGCAGAACCTGGCGCCCGGCGCCGCCGCCCGCATGGGCCTGGGGGCCGACGCCCTGGCGGAGCGGTTCCCGTCGCTGATCCCGTGCTCGGTCACCGGCTACGGGTCGAGCGGGCCCTGGGCGGACCGCAAGGCCTACGACCTGCTGGTGCAGTGCCAGACCGGTCTGGTCTCGCTGACCGGCAGCGCCCAGGAGGCCGCGCGCGTCGGGGTGTCCGTCGCCGACATCGCCGCCGGCATGTACGCCTACAGCGGCATCCTCACCGCGCTGTTCACGCGGGCGACCCGCGGTTCCGTGCGTGCCGTGGAGGTCTCCCTCTTCGAGGCGCTGGCCGAATGGATGAGCCAGCCCGCCTACTACACGGCGTACAGCGGGGCGCAGCCGCCCCGGGTCGGTACCCGGCACGCCACCATCGCCCCGTACGGCACCTACACCGCGGCCGACGGCAAGGACGTACTGCTCTCCGTGCAGAACGAACGTGAATGGGCGGCCCTCTGCGAGAAGTTCCTCGGCGACCCCGGACTCACCGACGACCCGCGCTTCGCCGGCGGGTCCGCGCGGGTGAGCCACCGTGAGGAGGTCGACGCGCTCCTGGCCGGGCGGATCGCGGCCTCGGACAGTGGCGAGGTGATGGAGCTGCTCGACGCCATCGGCATCGCCAACGCCCCCGTCAACGACGTGAAGCAGTTCCTGGAACACCCCGTGCTGGCCGGCCGCGACCGCTGGCGGGAGGTGCCCCTGCCCGGCGGGGAGACGATGTCGGCCCTGCTGCCGCCCGTCGACCTGGCCGGCACCACCCCGCGCATGGGCGCCGTGCCCGCCGTCGGGGAGCACACCGGACCGATCCTGGCCGAGCTCGGCCACACACCCGCGCGCATCGACGCCCTGCGGGCCGACGGCGCCATCTGA
- a CDS encoding alpha/beta fold hydrolase produces MPDTDGRPDTFVRTDDGVSVAYQRRGTGRPLVLLAGQANNHHWWDGVREDFHGTHSTITMDYRGTGASDAPQEGYSTRRFAEDVVAVLDSLGIGQADVYGTSMGGRVAQWVAARHPGRVRRLVLGCTSPGGPAAVERDASVRRALAHPDPDAVRQTLTELMYSPGWTAGHPGPYGTLGDPRMPPHARRGHLVASNRHDAWDALPSVAAPTLILHGDQDRLTPPENVPLLADRIPDARAHLLPGARHAYFEECRETAGALVRGFLG; encoded by the coding sequence GTGCCCGACACCGATGGACGCCCTGACACCTTCGTACGGACCGACGACGGGGTGTCGGTCGCGTACCAGCGCCGCGGCACCGGGCGCCCGCTGGTCCTCCTGGCGGGGCAGGCGAACAACCACCACTGGTGGGACGGCGTACGCGAGGACTTCCACGGCACCCACTCCACGATCACCATGGACTACCGCGGCACCGGCGCGAGCGACGCGCCGCAGGAGGGTTACTCCACCAGGCGCTTCGCCGAGGACGTCGTGGCCGTCCTCGACTCCCTGGGCATCGGGCAGGCCGACGTGTACGGCACGTCGATGGGCGGCCGCGTCGCCCAGTGGGTGGCCGCACGCCACCCCGGCCGGGTCCGGCGCCTCGTCCTCGGGTGCACCTCGCCCGGCGGTCCGGCCGCCGTCGAACGCGACGCCTCGGTGCGCCGGGCCCTGGCTCATCCCGACCCGGACGCGGTACGGCAGACCCTGACCGAGCTGATGTACAGCCCCGGCTGGACCGCCGGGCACCCCGGTCCGTACGGGACCCTCGGCGATCCCCGCATGCCACCGCACGCCCGGCGCGGGCACCTGGTCGCCAGCAACCGGCACGACGCGTGGGACGCACTCCCCTCCGTCGCCGCCCCCACGCTGATCCTCCACGGCGACCAGGACCGGCTCACCCCACCGGAGAACGTCCCGCTGCTCGCGGACCGCATCCCGGACGCCAGGGCCCACCTCCTCCCCGGCGCCCGGCACGCCTACTTCGAGGAGTGCCGGGAGACAGCCGGCGCCCTGGTCCGCGGGTTCCTCGGCTGA
- a CDS encoding LysR family transcriptional regulator, translated as MDVKQLKALVTVAEVGSVTRAAELLHLVQPAVTRQIRTLEEELGVALFQRTRQGMRPTEAGGIMVDRARRALNELERARAEVQPSPGEVTGIVTVGLLESTSDLLAEPLVSAVGAAHPGVELRLMTGYSGHLQQWLDDGDLDLTLLYNLDSSPSLNARPLVRERLWAVAPAAAGLRAGHPVAFADVAAHPLVMPAGGHALRTLIDAAAARSGSTMDIAVQTNAMRVQKQLVLAGHGWTVLPGVGIAEDVANGTLSAAPLCEPDVWRQIVLGTPRYRRVPPAVEVVAGHLVRRIDAAVAQGRWPSAELHAPDDPGTGA; from the coding sequence ATGGACGTCAAGCAGCTCAAGGCACTCGTCACGGTCGCCGAGGTGGGCAGTGTGACGCGCGCCGCCGAGCTGCTGCACCTGGTGCAGCCGGCCGTCACCCGGCAGATCCGCACCCTGGAGGAGGAGCTCGGTGTCGCGCTCTTCCAGCGCACCAGACAGGGCATGCGGCCCACCGAAGCCGGCGGGATCATGGTCGACCGGGCGCGCCGGGCCCTGAACGAGCTGGAGCGGGCGCGCGCCGAGGTGCAGCCCAGCCCCGGAGAAGTGACGGGCATCGTCACGGTCGGGCTGCTGGAGAGCACGAGCGACCTGCTCGCGGAGCCGCTGGTGTCGGCCGTCGGCGCGGCCCATCCGGGCGTGGAGCTACGGCTGATGACGGGCTACTCCGGCCATCTCCAGCAGTGGCTCGACGACGGCGACCTGGACCTGACCCTGCTGTACAACCTGGACAGCTCCCCCTCCCTCAACGCCCGCCCCCTGGTGCGGGAGCGTCTGTGGGCCGTGGCCCCCGCGGCGGCCGGACTGCGCGCCGGCCACCCGGTCGCGTTCGCCGACGTGGCGGCGCATCCCCTGGTGATGCCGGCCGGGGGCCATGCCCTGCGGACCCTGATCGACGCGGCGGCGGCCCGGTCCGGGAGCACGATGGACATCGCCGTACAGACAAACGCGATGCGCGTGCAGAAGCAGTTGGTGCTGGCCGGGCACGGCTGGACCGTCCTGCCCGGCGTCGGCATCGCGGAGGACGTCGCGAACGGCACGCTCAGCGCCGCGCCGCTGTGCGAACCCGACGTGTGGCGGCAGATCGTCCTGGGCACCCCCCGGTACCGAAGGGTTCCGCCTGCCGTGGAGGTGGTCGCGGGCCACCTGGTCCGCCGGATCGATGCGGCTGTGGCGCAGGGGCGTTGGCCCTCGGCCGAGTTGCACGCGCCCGACGACCCCGGCACCGGCGCCTGA
- a CDS encoding pectate lyase, translating to MRRPLALRLNAALATLAVAAATGVVMSMPEASAAVAGNATGYATQNGGTTGGAGGETVRATTGTAIHAALCGRASSSTPITIEVEGTINHGNTTKVSGDSCNTAAGVIELKQISNVTIVGVGSGAVFDQLGIHIRQSSNIIIQNVTVKNVKKSGSPTSNGGDAIGMESDVRNVWVDHTTLEASGGESEGYDGLFDMKDNTQYVTLSYSTLRNSGRGGLVGSSETELSNGYITYHHNLYENIDSRAPLLRGGIAHIYNNYYVKLNESGINSRAGARAKVDNNYFKDSKDVLGTFYTDAAGYWQVSGNTFDNVTWSAPGSENNPAGPDPKSNTTVSIPYAYTLDNASCVPAIVGATAGAGKGLKVSDGSCSPTTPSPTPTPDPTDPTPDPTDPTPDPTQPSGTNLSLGAGADGSSKASGSSYGNVRDGDMSTFWSPAGSTGSVSVKWGTATSIAKINVREASGSTGSIGSWRVINGDTGAVLTSGSGAGVITVPKTSLKKITFEITGSTGTPKVAEFETYAG from the coding sequence ATGAGACGACCACTCGCACTGCGACTCAACGCCGCGCTGGCCACGCTGGCCGTGGCGGCCGCGACCGGTGTGGTGATGTCGATGCCCGAGGCCTCAGCGGCGGTGGCCGGCAACGCCACCGGCTACGCGACCCAGAACGGCGGGACGACCGGCGGAGCCGGCGGTGAGACGGTGCGGGCCACCACGGGTACCGCGATCCACGCGGCCCTGTGCGGCCGGGCCAGCAGCAGCACCCCGATCACCATCGAGGTCGAGGGCACCATCAACCACGGCAACACCACGAAGGTGTCGGGCGACAGCTGCAACACCGCCGCCGGTGTGATCGAGCTCAAGCAGATCAGCAACGTCACCATCGTCGGCGTCGGCAGCGGAGCCGTCTTCGATCAGCTGGGCATCCACATCCGTCAGTCCAGCAACATCATCATCCAGAACGTGACCGTCAAGAACGTCAAGAAGTCCGGCTCGCCCACGTCCAACGGCGGTGACGCCATCGGCATGGAGAGTGACGTCCGTAACGTCTGGGTCGACCACACCACTCTCGAGGCGTCCGGCGGTGAGTCGGAGGGGTACGACGGTCTCTTCGACATGAAGGACAACACCCAGTACGTCACGCTGTCCTACAGCACCCTGCGCAACTCCGGCCGTGGCGGACTCGTCGGCTCCAGCGAGACCGAGCTGTCGAACGGCTACATCACGTACCACCACAACCTGTACGAGAACATCGACTCGCGTGCGCCCCTGCTGCGTGGCGGTATCGCCCACATCTACAACAACTACTACGTGAAGCTCAACGAGTCCGGCATCAACTCCCGGGCCGGCGCACGGGCCAAGGTGGACAACAACTACTTCAAGGACTCCAAGGACGTCCTGGGCACGTTCTACACCGACGCGGCCGGATACTGGCAGGTCAGCGGCAACACCTTCGACAACGTGACCTGGTCCGCCCCCGGCAGCGAGAACAACCCCGCCGGGCCCGACCCGAAGTCCAACACCACCGTCAGCATCCCCTACGCCTACACCCTGGACAACGCGAGCTGTGTCCCGGCGATCGTGGGCGCGACGGCTGGTGCGGGCAAGGGCCTGAAGGTGTCCGACGGCAGCTGCTCGCCGACGACGCCGAGCCCCACGCCGACGCCGGACCCGACGGACCCGACGCCGGACCCGACGGACCCCACGCCCGACCCCACGCAGCCCAGCGGCACCAACCTCAGCCTCGGGGCCGGAGCCGACGGCTCCAGCAAGGCCAGCGGTTCGAGCTACGGCAATGTGCGGGACGGTGACATGAGCACCTTCTGGTCGCCTGCCGGCTCGACCGGTTCCGTCTCGGTCAAGTGGGGAACCGCCACCTCGATCGCCAAGATCAATGTGCGCGAGGCGTCGGGCTCCACCGGCAGCATCGGATCCTGGAGGGTCATCAACGGCGACACCGGTGCCGTCCTGACCTCCGGCAGCGGTGCGGGCGTCATCACCGTCCCGAAGACCTCGCTGAAGAAGATCACCTTCGAGATCACCGGCTCGACCGGTACCCCGAAGGTCGCCGAATTCGAGACGTACGCCGGATAG
- a CDS encoding glycoside hydrolase family 43 protein: MRLSRCLSGVAAFALSVVLAAAMSVSSAGPARAGQTGLRAADPSVLRVGATYISVQSTGGGIAVRQASSTDALAAAPARQVWSDSRGLGEVWAPEMVRDGGRYYIYFAAGRGAAHRMYVISSASPDSGYTAETKLALADDKWAIDGTLFTFEGQRWFVWSGWAGDTDVEQNLYISRMSSPTTPTGARYVISQPRESWERVVGNPFINEAPEAVKDPNGQLHIVYSANGSWSDQYCLADLRLRSGGDPTYVWDWYKSNGCLFGSNRATMMSGWDPTLYVDGPGHHSFVLLDGDIATSPPAGPRFPLMFHAVAKGTPYSWDNRHWYTGTFSWWGDITYSRANVPGAGTSTGWSLKFFE; the protein is encoded by the coding sequence ATGAGGCTTTCTCGTTGCCTTTCCGGTGTCGCCGCCTTCGCGCTCTCCGTCGTACTCGCCGCAGCGATGTCCGTTTCCTCCGCCGGACCCGCACGCGCGGGCCAGACCGGTCTGCGGGCCGCGGACCCCAGCGTGCTCCGCGTCGGCGCCACGTACATCTCGGTGCAGTCGACCGGTGGCGGGATCGCCGTGCGCCAGGCTTCGTCGACGGACGCCCTTGCCGCTGCCCCGGCCCGCCAGGTCTGGTCGGACTCCCGCGGCCTCGGCGAGGTCTGGGCCCCGGAGATGGTGAGGGACGGCGGGCGCTACTACATCTACTTCGCGGCCGGGCGAGGCGCGGCCCACCGGATGTACGTCATCAGCTCGGCCTCACCCGACAGCGGGTACACCGCCGAGACGAAGCTGGCGCTCGCCGACGACAAGTGGGCGATCGACGGCACCCTGTTCACCTTCGAAGGGCAGCGCTGGTTCGTCTGGTCCGGCTGGGCGGGCGACACCGACGTCGAGCAGAACCTCTACATCTCACGGATGAGCAGCCCGACCACACCGACCGGCGCGCGGTACGTCATCTCCCAGCCCCGGGAGAGCTGGGAACGGGTGGTCGGCAACCCCTTCATCAACGAGGCACCCGAGGCGGTCAAGGACCCGAACGGTCAATTGCACATCGTGTACTCCGCCAACGGCAGCTGGAGCGACCAGTACTGCCTGGCGGACCTGAGGCTCCGGTCCGGCGGCGACCCGACGTACGTCTGGGACTGGTACAAGTCGAACGGCTGCCTGTTCGGCTCGAACCGCGCGACGATGATGTCCGGCTGGGATCCCACGCTGTACGTCGACGGACCCGGCCACCACAGCTTCGTCCTGCTCGACGGCGACATCGCTACGAGCCCGCCGGCCGGCCCGAGGTTCCCGCTGATGTTCCACGCGGTCGCGAAGGGGACGCCGTACTCGTGGGACAACCGGCACTGGTACACGGGCACGTTCAGCTGGTGGGGCGACATCACCTACAGCCGTGCGAACGTCCCGGGCGCCGGGACCAGCACCGGCTGGAGCCTCAAGTTCTTCGAGTGA
- a CDS encoding CoA ester lyase: protein MNPHSRIATARTLLFVPGHRPDRFDKAAGSGADLVIVDLEDAVAADDKDRARRAAAEWPGLGDRAVVRVNAPGTPWFEADLRMAAGLGCPVMVPKSEDPAVLAEIAARCTLIALVETALGTERAYEVCSVPGVVRAAFGNVDLAAQLGVAHDDTLALTHARSRLVLASAAAGISPPVDGVTTAVRDADALAADAAHARRLGFSGKLCVHPAQIAPAAAGFAPTESELRWARAVLEAGDAVTTVDGHMVDKPVLERARRILAHPSGP from the coding sequence ATGAACCCGCACAGCCGGATCGCGACCGCCCGCACCCTGCTCTTCGTACCGGGCCATCGCCCCGACCGCTTCGACAAGGCCGCGGGCTCCGGCGCCGACCTCGTCATCGTCGACCTGGAGGACGCGGTCGCCGCCGATGACAAGGACCGGGCCCGCCGGGCCGCCGCCGAGTGGCCGGGGCTCGGCGACCGTGCGGTCGTACGCGTCAACGCGCCCGGCACCCCGTGGTTCGAGGCGGACCTGCGTATGGCTGCCGGTCTCGGCTGCCCGGTGATGGTCCCGAAGTCCGAGGACCCGGCGGTCCTCGCGGAGATCGCCGCCCGCTGCACGCTGATCGCCCTCGTCGAGACGGCGCTCGGCACCGAGCGGGCGTACGAGGTGTGCTCCGTGCCGGGCGTCGTCCGCGCCGCGTTCGGCAACGTGGACCTCGCCGCGCAGCTCGGCGTGGCCCACGACGACACCCTCGCGCTGACCCACGCGCGCTCCCGCCTCGTCCTGGCGTCGGCGGCAGCGGGGATCAGCCCGCCGGTGGACGGGGTCACGACCGCGGTGCGGGACGCCGACGCGCTGGCCGCGGACGCGGCCCACGCCCGCCGGCTCGGCTTCTCGGGCAAGCTCTGCGTCCATCCGGCGCAGATCGCGCCGGCAGCCGCCGGATTCGCCCCGACGGAGAGCGAACTGCGCTGGGCACGGGCGGTGCTGGAAGCCGGGGACGCGGTCACGACCGTGGACGGGCACATGGTCGACAAGCCGGTCCTGGAGCGCGCCCGCCGGATCCTGGCACATCCCTCGGGCCCCTAG
- a CDS encoding acyl-CoA dehydrogenase family protein — MSTLDILSEDEQFIVSTVHDFVDKDIKPVARELDHANTYPEALIEQMKELGIFGLAVPEEYGGTPVSTPCYVLITEELARGWMSLAGAMGGHTVVAKLLLRFGTEEQKRRYLPRMATGEVRATMALTEPGGGSDLQAMRTVARRDGEGYVVDGSKTWITNSRRSQLIALLCKTDPQASPAHKGISILLVEHGPGLTVSRDLPKLGYKGVESCELSFEGYRAPADAVLGGTEGHGFGQMMKGLETGRLQVAARALGVGRAALEDSLAYAQERETFGKPIWRHQSVGNHLADMATSLTAARQLTLYAAREADAGRRVDMEAGMAKLFASETAMQIALNAVRIHGGYGYSTEFDVERYFRDAPLMIVGEGTNEIQRNVIASQLVKRGGLDA, encoded by the coding sequence ATGAGCACCCTCGACATCCTTTCCGAGGACGAGCAGTTCATCGTCAGCACGGTGCACGACTTCGTGGACAAGGACATCAAGCCCGTGGCGCGGGAACTCGACCACGCCAACACCTATCCCGAGGCCCTGATCGAGCAGATGAAGGAGCTCGGGATCTTCGGCCTCGCCGTCCCCGAGGAGTACGGCGGCACCCCGGTGTCGACCCCCTGCTACGTCCTCATCACCGAGGAACTGGCGCGCGGCTGGATGAGCCTGGCCGGCGCCATGGGCGGCCACACCGTGGTCGCCAAGCTGTTGCTCCGCTTCGGCACCGAGGAGCAGAAGCGGCGCTACCTCCCGCGGATGGCCACCGGCGAGGTCCGGGCCACCATGGCCCTCACCGAGCCGGGCGGCGGCTCCGACCTCCAGGCCATGCGCACCGTCGCCCGGAGGGACGGCGAAGGGTATGTGGTGGACGGATCGAAGACCTGGATCACCAACTCCCGCCGCTCGCAGCTGATCGCCCTGCTGTGCAAGACGGATCCGCAGGCGTCCCCGGCGCACAAGGGGATCTCCATCCTGCTCGTCGAGCACGGCCCCGGGCTGACGGTCTCCCGCGACCTTCCCAAGCTGGGCTACAAGGGAGTGGAGAGCTGTGAGCTGTCCTTCGAGGGCTACCGGGCGCCGGCCGACGCGGTGCTGGGCGGGACCGAGGGCCACGGATTCGGCCAGATGATGAAGGGCCTGGAGACCGGCCGTCTCCAGGTCGCCGCCCGCGCGCTCGGCGTCGGCAGGGCCGCGCTGGAGGACTCCCTCGCCTACGCCCAGGAGCGGGAGACCTTCGGGAAGCCGATCTGGAGGCACCAGTCCGTCGGCAACCACCTCGCCGACATGGCGACCTCACTCACCGCCGCCCGCCAGCTCACCCTGTACGCGGCCCGCGAGGCGGACGCCGGGCGGCGCGTGGACATGGAGGCGGGCATGGCCAAGCTCTTCGCCTCCGAGACGGCCATGCAGATCGCCCTCAACGCCGTACGCATCCACGGAGGTTACGGCTACTCGACCGAGTTCGACGTGGAGCGGTACTTCCGGGACGCCCCGCTGATGATCGTCGGCGAGGGCACCAACGAGATCCAGCGCAACGTCATCGCGAGCCAGTTGGTCAAGCGGGGAGGGCTCGACGCCTGA
- a CDS encoding MFS transporter: MSQSRTPATPTPDRSRVTANVVRGCLGNLVEWYDWFAYATFSIYFASVFFPEGDRTAQLLSTAVVFAVGFFMRPLGGWLLGAYADRFGRRRALTLSVTLMSAGSLTIALAPGHDAIGLWAPALLVLARLAQGLSVGGEFGSSASYLSEVAPEGRRGFYSSFQYVSIVMGQLAALLVAIVLQNLLTEDQLHGWGWRIPFVIGAVAGLIVMYLRRSMEESEHFEKEQARTAAPGAPERKGLTALFAEYPRQLLAVFGLAIGGTVAFYTYTTYLQKYLVNTAGIPQSTVTLIGFAALFVYMLMQPAVGALSDRIGRRPVMFAFSGGCMLLTVPLMTVLGRTSNPWIAFLLMTVALTFVTGYSALAAIIKAEMFPTKVRALGVGLPHALVTATFGGLTEPIALALKDGGQENLFFWYVTGCVGLTFLATLLVREPSHASHLDVTEAPADAPRPSKTAPLA; the protein is encoded by the coding sequence ATGTCCCAGAGCCGCACACCCGCGACCCCCACCCCCGACCGGTCCCGCGTCACCGCGAACGTCGTACGCGGCTGCCTCGGCAACCTCGTCGAGTGGTACGACTGGTTCGCCTACGCCACGTTCAGCATCTACTTCGCTTCGGTGTTCTTCCCCGAGGGCGACCGGACGGCCCAGCTGCTCTCCACAGCCGTCGTCTTCGCCGTCGGTTTCTTCATGCGCCCCCTCGGCGGCTGGCTGCTCGGCGCGTACGCGGACCGGTTCGGCCGGCGCCGCGCGCTGACCCTGTCGGTGACGCTCATGAGCGCCGGGTCCCTGACCATCGCCCTCGCCCCCGGGCACGACGCCATCGGCCTCTGGGCCCCCGCCCTGCTGGTCCTCGCCCGGCTGGCGCAAGGCCTCTCCGTGGGTGGGGAGTTCGGCTCCAGCGCCTCCTACCTCTCCGAGGTCGCCCCCGAAGGACGGCGCGGCTTCTACTCCAGCTTCCAGTACGTCTCCATCGTGATGGGGCAGCTGGCCGCGCTGCTCGTGGCGATCGTCCTGCAGAACCTGCTCACCGAGGACCAGCTGCACGGCTGGGGATGGCGCATCCCCTTCGTGATCGGCGCGGTGGCCGGGCTGATCGTGATGTACCTGCGCCGCAGCATGGAGGAGTCCGAGCACTTCGAGAAGGAGCAGGCGCGCACCGCCGCCCCCGGCGCCCCCGAACGCAAGGGCCTCACCGCCCTGTTCGCCGAGTACCCGCGCCAGCTCCTCGCCGTCTTCGGCCTCGCCATCGGCGGCACCGTCGCCTTCTACACGTACACGACGTACCTCCAGAAGTACCTGGTGAACACCGCCGGGATCCCCCAGTCGACCGTCACCCTGATCGGCTTCGCCGCGCTGTTCGTCTACATGCTGATGCAGCCCGCGGTGGGCGCCCTGTCCGACCGCATCGGCCGCCGCCCGGTCATGTTCGCCTTCTCCGGCGGCTGCATGCTCCTCACGGTGCCGCTCATGACGGTCCTCGGCCGGACCAGCAACCCCTGGATCGCCTTCCTCCTCATGACCGTGGCCCTGACCTTCGTCACCGGCTACTCCGCCCTGGCCGCCATCATCAAGGCGGAGATGTTCCCCACCAAGGTCCGGGCCCTCGGCGTGGGCCTGCCGCACGCCCTGGTCACCGCCACCTTCGGAGGGCTGACCGAGCCCATCGCACTCGCCCTGAAGGACGGGGGCCAGGAGAACCTCTTCTTCTGGTACGTCACCGGATGCGTCGGCCTGACCTTCCTGGCGACCCTTCTCGTACGGGAGCCGTCCCACGCCTCCCATCTCGACGTCACGGAGGCACCCGCCGACGCCCCGCGACCGTCGAAGACCGCGCCACTCGCCTGA